Proteins encoded by one window of Marixanthomonas sp. SCSIO 43207:
- a CDS encoding DUF6617 family protein, whose protein sequence is MKGSVFSSLVSITNGLHRDNRQKKDFKYLLSDFKLNPKANNAVFKVNFKKPLNAKKEYYQKLIFIETENTVASFSKEFPKNATTPENKYSYTILLNKFDKYLNDIATYINKRGITADLNNDDNYIINYLKVSAIRLYAELQEQYGKFSENTKFSISEIAEKYFNDETFDISLIEKSTTKKVATKKTSKTKAKQKTSFGYKSNDTSTLLTVLKLVNLKIDLLDNRTTVEQLHQLLLAKDFTNTESQIYLQCETTQFSYLVTKLKPFFNGFNPTSIERSGKFVTKTGTLLKANNLHKNKVHNPKEKEEIDKIIQQLQ, encoded by the coding sequence ATGAAAGGAAGTGTATTTTCAAGTTTGGTTTCTATAACCAATGGCTTACATAGAGATAATAGACAAAAAAAGGATTTTAAATACCTACTGTCTGATTTTAAATTGAATCCAAAAGCCAATAATGCAGTTTTTAAAGTAAACTTTAAAAAGCCTTTAAATGCGAAAAAAGAATACTACCAAAAGCTAATCTTTATTGAAACAGAAAATACAGTAGCATCATTTTCAAAAGAATTTCCCAAAAATGCAACCACACCAGAAAATAAATACAGCTATACCATTCTACTTAATAAATTTGATAAGTACTTAAATGACATTGCAACTTATATCAATAAAAGAGGCATAACAGCAGATTTAAATAATGATGACAATTATATCATAAACTACTTAAAAGTGTCTGCTATAAGATTGTATGCTGAACTACAAGAGCAATACGGAAAGTTTTCCGAAAACACAAAATTCTCTATTTCAGAAATTGCTGAAAAATACTTTAATGATGAAACTTTTGATATTAGCCTAATAGAAAAGAGCACTACTAAAAAAGTTGCTACCAAAAAAACATCAAAAACGAAAGCAAAACAAAAGACTTCTTTTGGATATAAAAGTAATGACACTTCAACTTTGCTAACTGTGCTCAAACTGGTAAATCTAAAAATAGATTTGTTAGATAACCGTACAACTGTAGAACAGTTGCACCAATTATTATTAGCAAAAGATTTTACCAATACAGAATCGCAAATTTATCTTCAATGTGAGACGACACAGTTTAGTTACCTTGTAACGAAACTAAAGCCATTTTTTAATGGTTTTAATCCTACCTCAATAGAACGTTCTGGAAAATTTGTTACTAAAACCGGTACGCTATTAAAAGCGAATAATCTTCACAAAAACAAAGTTCACAACCCAAAAGAAAAGGAAGAAATAGATAAAATTATCCAACAACTGCAATAA
- a CDS encoding helix-turn-helix domain-containing protein yields the protein MDTNIIEKLDRIEKLLLEQQTMQKQVLNFNETCKYLELSQSHLYKLTSTATIPHYKPNGKKIYFQREELDHWLLRNRMDSRDEIEQQAADYLIKKGAVKL from the coding sequence ATGGACACAAATATCATCGAAAAGTTAGACCGCATTGAAAAACTCTTATTAGAGCAACAAACAATGCAAAAGCAAGTATTAAACTTTAATGAAACTTGCAAGTATTTAGAATTATCCCAATCGCACTTGTATAAACTTACAAGTACGGCAACCATTCCACATTATAAACCGAATGGTAAAAAGATTTATTTCCAGCGAGAAGAGTTAGACCATTGGTTACTGCGTAACCGTATGGACTCAAGAGACGAAATCGAACAGCAAGCTGCCGATTACCTAATTAAGAAAGGAGCGGTGAAGTTATGA
- a CDS encoding helix-turn-helix domain-containing protein: MTEIIDLLLTLSQEIKDIKARIELLRHSRAEVLKDTWIDNQDVLQTLHISKRTLQTLRTNGTLPYSKVKGKFYYKVADIEQLLQDNYYNHNFKRDGNK; this comes from the coding sequence ATGACTGAAATAATCGATTTACTCTTAACGCTCTCTCAAGAAATAAAGGACATTAAAGCACGTATTGAATTGTTACGACATTCGAGAGCAGAAGTATTAAAAGATACGTGGATAGACAATCAAGATGTATTGCAGACCTTACATATAAGTAAGCGAACGCTACAAACTTTAAGAACCAATGGCACTTTGCCTTACAGCAAAGTAAAAGGTAAATTTTACTATAAAGTTGCTGACATAGAGCAGTTGCTTCAAGACAACTACTACAACCATAATTTCAAGCGAGATGGAAATAAGTAG
- a CDS encoding BT4734/BF3469 family protein → MEISREAILDKTHYGLKIYAYVLRQYYPNQTVLSVKGRDCGITRNPFNGGKETLRIHIDGIISTHRDTELEAFKGDVFDFAQYHFRITDEEELFQKINKELHLNLEIKEKDELEWLNEPDDTWYANCSFFKAPVRNVFPSETLRLHQVFALITSDKYKKITEELRAITNAKEARKFKANRFDYVTLSGTFEKRSDNNLLKHSNLLTIDFDHLENLQELRTQLLNDEYFETEMLFISPSGDGLKWIIRIDISEVTHSEYFTAVANYIKHNYNIEVDQSGKDVSRACFLPYDPTAFLHKRHQAL, encoded by the coding sequence ATGGAAATAAGTAGAGAAGCAATTTTAGACAAAACACATTATGGTTTAAAAATCTATGCCTATGTGTTGAGACAGTATTATCCTAATCAAACAGTCCTTTCTGTAAAAGGAAGGGACTGTGGGATAACTCGAAACCCTTTTAATGGTGGTAAAGAAACCTTACGGATTCATATTGATGGTATAATATCAACACATCGAGATACAGAATTAGAAGCCTTTAAAGGTGATGTATTCGATTTTGCACAATACCATTTTAGAATAACCGATGAAGAAGAATTATTCCAGAAGATAAATAAAGAGTTACATCTAAATTTAGAAATAAAAGAGAAAGACGAATTGGAATGGCTTAATGAACCAGACGATACCTGGTATGCCAACTGTAGCTTCTTTAAAGCACCTGTTCGCAATGTGTTTCCTTCGGAAACTCTGCGATTACATCAAGTATTTGCATTAATCACAAGTGATAAATACAAAAAGATTACTGAAGAATTAAGAGCAATTACCAATGCAAAAGAAGCACGTAAATTCAAAGCGAATCGCTTTGATTACGTGACACTTTCTGGAACATTTGAAAAACGAAGCGATAACAATTTGCTAAAGCATTCTAATTTATTAACCATTGATTTTGACCATTTAGAGAATCTACAAGAGTTAAGAACACAGCTCTTAAATGATGAATATTTTGAAACCGAAATGCTATTCATATCACCATCTGGTGATGGATTAAAATGGATTATTAGAATAGATATTTCAGAAGTAACACATTCAGAATATTTCACAGCAGTTGCAAATTACATTAAACACAATTATAACATTGAGGTTGACCAGTCAGGTAAAGACGTTTCCAGAGCGTGTTTTTTACCATACGACCCAACAGCCTTTCTACATAAAAGACATCAAGCATTATGA